Proteins from a single region of Corylus avellana chromosome ca11, CavTom2PMs-1.0:
- the LOC132166692 gene encoding CRIB domain-containing protein RIC7 yields the protein MSNNKMKGLLKGLRYISQIFDNDKEPEMQIGYPTDVKHVAHIGWDGPSVNSPSWMNEFKSPPGYSSVPLNLPEDVKEDSEDRVKWYSEDSSSRRSARVPNSPARDLPELPMSSRRQSSTGAVTESPNREKPEKPRQSRRSSKSSVKDSSDGAKPTRQQQVPMESSPAYSPPDIPKKSRRKKSKEYTTGNGGSTRSSRLKAQVSEETYQSPFSDPGPGAGSVSASRNNELISPQPFEGGPRKGYMGGIY from the exons ATGTCCAATAACAAGATGAAAGGCCTTCTAAAAGGCCTACgatatatttctcaaatatttg ACAATGACAAAGAACCTGAAATGCAGATTGGTTATCCTACGGATGTGAAGCATGTCGCCCATATAGGATGGGATGGTCCATCTGTAAATTCTCCGAGCTGG ATGAATGAGTTTAAATCGCCGCCAGGGTATTCATCGGTGCCATTAAATCTCCCTGAAGACGTCAAAGAAGATAGTGAAGATCGAGTCAAATGGTACTCCGAAG ATTCATCATCTCGGAGAAGCGCAAGAGTTCCAAACTCTCCGGCCAGAGACTTGCCGGAATTGCCTATGTCATCGAGACGCCAATCATCAACCGGAGCTGTAACCGAGTCCCCTAACAGAGAAAAGCCAGAGAAACCAAGACAATCAAGGAGGTCATCTAAAAGCTCCGTCAAGGACTCCTCCGATGGAGCCAAACCGACCCGGCAACAACAAGTACCCATGGAGTCATCGCCGGCATACAGCCCTCCTGACATCCCCAAGAAGTCCAGGAGGAAGAAATCAAAGGAGTACACCACCGGCAACGGTGGGTCAACAAGATCATCAAGATTGAAAGCCCAAGTCTCTGAGGAGACATATCAATCTCCATTCTCGGATCCAGGACCCGGGGCAGGATCCGTATCCGCATCAAGGAACAATGAGCTCATTAGTCCACAGCCTTTTGAAGGAGGGCCACGAAAAGGATATATGGGAGGAATATATTGA
- the LOC132166231 gene encoding piriformospora indica-insensitive protein 2 — protein sequence MALFHPFSCLALVFLHTLLSLLVISHQQPLLDPAESDAVFRVLNSVNPAVPWRTVFPDDDLCSSAPHGVVCDYFFDDNGDVPSSAHITELSFGFVSDYAPNPPCSSDSTIDPTLFTAFKFLRKLFFYKCFTNETRRVSLPADAVSPGFSSALEELVFIDNPALVGPLGSILRNYTNLRRVVLTGNGVYGEIPEGLGDDSVGLEELTLSRNQLSSRVPSSLSKLKSLRVLDLSHNHFDGYLPEALGNLTELLKLDLTSNGFSGKIPERLRNLQSLEFLDLSYNRFGNYGLPLFLAEMPRLREVHLSGNPLGGAIPEIWKNLGGVLGIGLSNTGLVGNIPASMGVHLRNLRYLGLDNNSLEGTVPVEFALLGTVSEINLENNNLSGRLPFSAKIGGKLKLGGNPELCVDERLGSGSLEKVKVCANKPVIPNATLFSASSNPLLAVPHALVFLGFLVCLGLINS from the coding sequence ATGGCGCTGTTCCATCCATTTTCCTGTTTGGCCCTCGTCTTCCTCCATACCCTCCTGTCCCTTCTCGTCATTTCACACCAGCAACCCCTGCTCGACCCGGCCGAGAGCGACGCCGTCTTCCGGGTTCTCAACTCCGTCAACCCCGCCGTCCCCTGGCGAACCGTGTTCCCAGACGACGACCTCTGCTCGTCCGCCCCACACGGCGTCGTTTGCGACTACTTCTTCGATGACAACGGCGACGTTCCGTCGTCCGCCCATATCACCGAGCTCAGCTTCGGGTTCGTCTCGGACTACGCTCCGAACCCGCCTTGCAGTTCAGACTCCACCATCGACCCCACACTCTTCACCGCCTTCAAGTTCCTCCGCAAGCTCTTCTTCTACAAGTGCTTCACCAACGAAACGCGCCGCGTTTCGCTCCCCGCGGACGCCGTTTCGCCTGGCTTCTCGTCCGCTCTAGAGGAGCTGGTCTTCATTGACAACCCGGCTCTGGTTGGGCCTCTCGGTAGCATACTCCGTAATTACACGAACCTGAGAAGGGTAGTTCTGACCGGAAACGGAGTTTACGGCGAAATCCCAGAAGGGCTCGGCGACGATTCGGTCGGTCTCGAGGAACTCACGCTCTCGAGAAACCAACTCTCCAGCCGAGTGCCGTCGAGCTTATCGAAGCTGAAGAGCCTGAGAGTTCTTGACCTGAGTCACAACCATTTTGACGGATATCTCCCCGAAGCTCTGGGTAATCTGACGGAGCTCTTGAAGCTGGACCTGACCTCCAACGGGTTTTCCGGTAAAATCCCAGAGCGTTTAAGGAACCTACAGAGCTTGGAGTTCCTGGACCTGAGCTACAACCGTTTTGGCAACTACGGCCTGCCGTTGTTCCTAGCGGAGATGCCCAGGCTGAGAGAGGTGCATTTGAGTGGGAATCCGCTGGGAGGGGCAATCCCAGAAATATGGAAAAATCTGGGGGGTGTTTTGGGGATTGGATTGTCAAACACGGGACTGGTTGGGAATATTCCGGCTTCAATGGGGGTACACTTGAGAAACCTGCGTTACTTGGGGCTTGACAACAACAGCCTTGAGGGGACTGTGCCGGTGGAGTTTGCGCTCTTGGGGACCGTGAGCGAAATCAATCTGGAGAACAACAATTTGAGCGGAAGACTTCCATTCTCCGCCAAAATTGGCGGAAAGCTGAAGCTCGGTGGCAACCCAGAGCTGTGTGTGGATGAGCGGTTGGGCTCCGGCAGCCTGGAGAAAGTGAAGGTGTGCGCCAACAAACCTGTTATTCCCAATGCCACCCTTTTCAGCGCGAGTTCTAATCCACTGCTGGCTGTCCCTCATGCGCTCGTCTTTCTCGGGTTTCTGGTTTGTCTTGGGTTGATTAATTCCTAG
- the LOC132165559 gene encoding glutathione gamma-glutamylcysteinyltransferase 1-like, with protein MAMAGLYRRVLPSPPAFDFASHEGKKLFVEAIQSGTMEGFYRLISYFQTQSEPAYCGLASLSMVLNALAIDPGRKWKGPWRWFDESMLDCCEPLEKVKATGISFGKLVCLAHCAGAKVEAFRANQSTIDEFRKHVMKCSISDDCHVISSYDRSALKQTGIGHFSPIGGYHAGRDMALMLDVARFKYPPHWVPLTLLWEAMGYIDETTGQQRGFMLISRPHREPGLLYTLSCKNESWVGIAKYLMHDVSLLLKLVDATDIQKVLSIIFTSLPSNFGEFIKWVAEVRRREDGDESISPEEKARVAVKEEVLKQVQETGLFKHVAAFLSSANSCCQNLAPLSHQDDFPDIAARVCCQGAKMLAGRSGSSDEYCCQETCIKCLKANGDKPVTVFSGTVINGKSEQGVDVLVPSSRTKPGCCCSVSSNYSGIHPASNDVLTALLLALPPETWSGIKNEKLLQEISSLVLTENLPTLLQEEVLHLRRQLYLLKRCQENKVDVDLGAPVS; from the exons atgGCTATGGCAGGGTTGTACCGACGAGTACTCCCTTCTCCTCCAGCATTCGATTTCGCTTCCCATGAAGGCAAG AAACTTTTCGTTGAGGCCATCCAGAGTGGGACAATGGAAGGTTTTTATAGGTTGATTTCTTATTTTCAGACCCAATCAGAGCCTGCATATTGTGGATTGGCCAGCCTGTCCATGGTCTTGAATGCCCTTGCTATTGATCCTGGAAGAAAGTGGAAGG GGCCTTGGAGGTGGTTTGATGAATCTATGCTAGACTGCTGTGAACCTTTAGAAAAGGTCAAAGCTACAGGCATCTCATTTGGGAAGCTCGTTTGTTTGGCTCACTGTGCTGGAGCAAAAGTTGAAGCCTTTCGTGCAAATCAAAGCACCATTGATGAATTCCGTAAACATGTCATGAAATGTTCTATTTCTGATGATTGTCATGTGATCTCATCATATGATAGATCAGCTCTCAAGCAG ACAGGAATTGGTCATTTTTCACCTATTGGTGGTTATCATGCTGGAAGGGACATGGCACTTATGTTGGATGTTGCACGATTTAAATATCCTCCTCATTGGGTTCCTCTCACACTTCTTTGGGAAGCGATGGGTTATATTGATGAAACAACCGGACAACAAAGAGG gTTCATGCTGATATCCAGGCCTCACAGGGAGCCAGGACTGCTTTATACCCTG AGCTGTAAAAATGAGAGTTGGGTCGGTATTGCAAAATACCTCATGCATGATGTTTCTCTTCTCTTAAAGTTGGTGGACGCGACAGATATTCAAAAAGTTCTCTCTATTATTTTCACATCACTCCCATCAAATTTTGGGGAGTTCATCAAGTGGGTTGCAGAGGTTCGGAGACGAGAGGATGGTGATGAAAGTATAAGCCCAGAGGAGAAAGCTAGGGTTGCTGTCAAG GAAGAGGTATTAAAACAGGTGCAGGAGACTGGCCTCTTTAAACATGTAGCTGCATTTTTATCTTCAGCAAATTCATGCTGCCAGAACTTGGCACCTTTAAGTCATCAGGATGATTTTCCTGACATAGCTGCAAGAGTTTGTTGCCAAGGGGCAAAAATGTTGGCTGGGAGATCTGGCTCCTCAGACGAGTATTGCTGTCAGGAAACATGCATAAAATGCTTGAAAGCTAATGGTGACAAGCCTGTTACAGTATTTTCTGGGACAGTAATAAATGGAAAGAGTGAGCAAGGGGTTGATGTGCTGGTTCCTTCATCCCGTACGAAACCAGGTTGCTGCTGCTCTGTCTCAAGCAATTACAGTGGGATACATCCAGCTAGTAATGATGTTTTGACGGCACTTTTACTGGCATTACCTCCAGAAACATGGTCTGGTATAAAGAATGAGAAGCTTTTGCAGGAAATATCCAGCCTCGTTTTGACTGAAAATCTTCCCACCTTGCTTCAAGAAGAg GTTTTGCACTTAAGACGCCAGCTCTACCTTCTCAAGAGATGCCAAGAGAACAAGGTTGATGTGGATCTTGGTGCACCCGTCTCTTAG